In Danaus plexippus chromosome 19, MEX_DaPlex, whole genome shotgun sequence, the following are encoded in one genomic region:
- the LOC116768171 gene encoding sodium channel protein para isoform X16: MSEDLDSISEEERSLFRPFTRESLAAIESRIAEEHAKQKELEKKRAEGEVRYDDEDEDEGPQPDATLEQGLPLPVRMQGSFPLELASTPLEDIDPFYHNQTTFVVISKGKDIFRFSATNALWILDPFNPIRRVAIYILVHPLFSLFIITTILVNCILMIMPTTPTVESTEVIFTGIYTFESAVKVMARGFILQPFTYLRDAWNWLDFVVIALAYVTMGIDLGNLAALRTFRVLRALKTVAIVPGLKTIVGAVIESVKNLRDVIILTMFSLSVFALMGLQIYMGVLTQKCIKVFPEDGSWGNLTDENWERFCQNETNWYGGDGEYPLCGNSSGAGQCEPGYMCLQGYGPNPNYGYTSFDTFGWAFLSAFRLMTQDYWENLYQLVLRSAGSWHVLFFVVIIFLGSFYLVNLILAIVAMSYDELQKKAEEEEQAEEEALREAEQKAAARADKQEAREAHAREQAAAAEAAAYAEAHPAKSPSDSSCQSYELFVNQERGNQDDNTRERMSLRSDPFQDSVSTQPTHKPTATEQHHEPARRQRKVSMASLSLPGSPFNLRRGSRGSHQMALRPNGRNRYPPGADRKPLVLSTYLDAQEHLPYADDSNAVTPMSEENGAIIIPVYYANLGSRHSSYTSHQSRLSYTSHGDLLGGKAQTKEARLRGRSASRNHSVTSQPHAYPLPRQDSSLASRPLREYEISTTESTDEAGKVLKQSNDNPFIESQRPNVVDMRDVMVLNEIIEQAGRQSRASEQNVSVYYFPTAEDDEDGPTFKERLLECLMKGIDFFCVWDCCWLWLEFQKYVALLVFDPFVELFITLCIVVNTLFMALDHHDMDKDMDKALKSGNYFFTATFGIEAMLKLIAMSPKYYFQEGWNVFDFIIVALSLLELGLEGVQGLSVLRSFRLLRVFKLAKSWPTLNLLISIMGRTMGALGNLTFVLCIIIFIFAVMGMQLFGKNYVDYVDRFPDGDLPRWNFTDFMHSFMIVFRVLCGEWIESMWDCMLVGDVSCIPFFLATVVIGNLVVLNLFLALLLSNFGSSNLSSPTADQDTNKIAEAFNRISRFIDWVKKSVADILKLVKNKLTNQIAIHAPGLKAALCGRCVSSERVDNELELGADIDDGVLYKDKKLKDQVEVAIGDGMEFTIPGDNKYKKGKLLMNNINAITDNHTDNRINCELNHHGYPIQDDDTISQKSYGSHKIRSFKDESHKGSTDTIDGEEKKDASKEELGLEEEMIAEEEDGKLDLAKIDIKAGEGEVMDSPADCCPEPCYQRFPFLAGDDESPFWQGWAMLRLKTYRLIENTYFETAVITMILLSSLALALEDVHLPHRPILQDILYYMDRIFTVIFFIEMLIKWLALGFQKYFTNAWCWLDFIIVMVSLINFVAALCGAGGIQAFKTMRTLRALRPLRAMSRMQGMRVVVNALVQAIPSIFNVLLVCLIFWLIFAIMGVQLFAGKYFKCVDMNHTTLSHEIIPDRNACILENYTWENSPMNFDHVGKAYLCLFQVATFKGWIQIMNDAIDSREVDRQPIRETNIYMYLYFVFFIIFGSFFTLNLFIGVIIDNFNEQKKKAGGSLEMFMTEDQKKYYNAMKKMGSKKPLKAIPRPRWRPQAIVFEIVTDKKFDMIIMLFIGLNMLTMTLDHYQQSDTFSAVLDYLNMIFIVIFSSECLLKIFALRYHYFVEPWNLFDFVVVMFSILSLVLSDIIEKYFVSPTLLRVVRVAKVGRVLRLVKGAKGIRTLLFALAMSLPALFNICLLLFLVMFIFAIFGMSFFMHVKDKGGLDDVYNFKTFVQSMILLFQMSTSAGWDGVLDGIINEEECDLPDNERGYPGNCGSATIGITYLLSYLVISFLIVINMYIAVILENYSQATEDVQEGLTDDDYDMYYEIWQRFDPEGTQYIRYDQLSDFLDVLEPPLQIHKPNKYKIISMDIPICRGDMMFCVDILDALTKDFFARKGNPIEESVEVGRPDEVGYEPVSSTLWRQREEYCARLIQHAWRRHRRAQSPTGASVTGSCAGEAEGAPTAVLLDAGGGAGGAHRVVLQAAGAAPRPPEPAPPPAPV, encoded by the exons ATGTCCGAGGACTTGGACTCGATCAGCGAGGAAGAACGAAGCTTGTTCCGACCTTTCACCCGAGAATCATTGGCCGCTATCGAATCTCGCATAGCAGAAGAACATGCCAAGCAAAAGGAACTCGAGAAAAAACGAGCGGAAGGAGAG GTGCGTTATGATGACGAAGACGAAGATGAGGGTCCCCAACCAGACGCGACCCTGGAACAGGGCCTGCCACTGCCGGTCCGGATGCAAGGCTCCTTTCCGCTCGAACTGGCCTCCACCCCCCTCGAGGACATCGATCCCTTCTACCACAACCAAACA ACTTTCGTAGTCATAAGCAAGGGTAAAGATATCTTCAGATTTTCGGCGACCAATGCCTTGTGGATATTGGATCCTTTCAATCCAATAAGAAGAGTGGCTATATACATTCTAGTACATCCTTTGTTCtctctatttattataaccacGATTCTTGTGAACTGTATACTTATGATCATGCCTACCACGCCCACCGTTGAAAGTACTGA AGTTATCTTTACCGGAATCTACACCTTTGAATCGGCGGTGAAAGTAATGGCCAGGGGTTTCATACTACAGCCATTCACATACCTTAGAGATGCATGGAATTGGCTTGACTTCGTAGTTATAGCTTTAGC TTATGTGACGATGGGCATAGATCTCGGCAACTTGGCCGCTCTCAGAACATTCAGAGTTCTCCGAGCTTTGAAGACTGTGGCCATCGTACCgg GCTTGAAGACAATCGTTGGTGCTGTAATAGAGTCGGTAAAAAATCTGCGGGATGTGATCATTTTGACCATGTTTTCTCTATCTGTGTTTGCCTTAATGGgactacaaatatatatgggtGTGTTAACGCAGAAATGTATCAAGGTATTCCCCGAAGATGGCAGTTGGGGGAATCTAACCGACGAGAATTGGGAAAGGTTTTGTCAAAATGAAA cAAACTGGTATGGCGGAGATGGAGAATACCCTCTGTGTGGAAATTCATCAGGAGCggg gcAATGCGAACCAGGCTACATGTGTTTGCAAGGTTACGGTCCGAACCCTAATTATGGCTACACAAGTTTCGATACCTTTGGCTGGGCTTTTCTATCGGCCTTCCGTCTCATGACTCAGGATTATTGGgagaatttatatcaattg gtGTTGAGATCGGCGGGTTCGTGGCACGTTTTGTTCTTCGTTGTGATCATCTTCTTAGGTTCGTTCTACCTCGTGAATCTGATCTTGGCCATCGTCGCCATGTCGTACGACGAGTTGCAAAAGAAAGCTGAAGAAGAGGAACAGGCGGAAGAGGAAGCACTTAGG GAAGCCGAGCAAAAAGCGGCAGCACGAGCGGATAAGCAGGAAGCACGAGAAGCACATGCTCGAGAGCAAGCGGCAGCAGCGGAAGCAGCAGCCTATGCAGAAGCACACCCCGCCAAGTCCCCCAGCGACTCCTCTTGTCAGAGCTACGAATTGTTCGTGAACCAGGAGCGCGGCAACCAGGATGACAATACGCGCGAGCGCATGTCCCTCCGTAGCGACCCCTTCCAAGATTCGGTGAGCACTCAGCCCACGCACAAGCCAACCGCCACCGAACAGCACCACGAACCGGCACGCCGTCAGAGGAAGGTCAGCATG GCTTCATTATCTCTACCCGGATCACCGTTCAATTTGAGGAGAGGTTCGAGGGGTTCACATCAAATGGCTTTAAGACCGAACGGAAGGAATCGCTATCCGCCCGGAGCTGATAGAAAACCATTGGTATTGTCAACATATTTGGATGCTCAAGAACATTTACCCTATGCAGACGATTCGAATGCTGTCACACCAATGTCAGAGGAAAATGGCGCTATCATAATACCAGTGTACTATGCCAATTTAG GCTCGAGGCACTCTTCCTACACATCCCACCAGTCCCGATTATCGTACACATCTCACGGGGACCTGTTAGGAGGCAAGGCGCAAACGAAGGAGGCCAGACTGAGAGGTCGATCGGCCTCCAGAAACCACAGTGTGACGTCACAACCGCACGCGTACCCTCTGCCACGCCAGGATTCATCACTGGCTTCCAGGCCACTTAGAGAATAT GAAATAAGTACTACGGAGTCCACGGATGAGGCTGGTAAGGTTCTGAAACAGTCCAACGACAATCCATTCATAGAGTCCCAGAGACCAAACGTTGTGGATATGAGAG ACGTCATGGTTTTGAATGAGATAATAGAGCAAGCCGGAAGACAGAGTCGAGCGAGTGAACAAAACG TGTCAGTGTACTACTTCCCAACAGCGGAAGACGATGAGGATGGACCAACCTTCAAAGAGAGACTTCTGGAGTGCTTGATGAAGGGGATTGACTTCTTTTGTGTGTGGGACTGCTGTTGGTTGTGGTTGGAGTTCCAGAAATACGTGGCCCTGCTAGTGTTCGATCCTTTCGTGGAACTGTTTATAACCTTGTGTATTGTGGTCAACACTCTGTTCATGGCTCTGGACCATCACGACATGGACAAAGATATGGACAAAGCATTAAAGAGTGGAAACTAT TTCTTCACAGCGACATTCGGAATAGAAGCGATGCTAAAGTTAATAGCCATGAGTCCAAAGTACTATTTTCAAGAAGGTTGGAACGTCTTCGATTTTATCATCGTCGCATTATCATTGCTAGAATTGGGTTTGGAAGGTGTACAGGGTTTGTCCGTATTGCGTTCATTTCGTTTG CTTCGAGTATTCAAATTGGCAAAGTCATGGCCGACACTTAATTTACTCATCTCTATAATGGGTAGGACGATGGGTGCCTTGGGCAACCTGACCTTCGTATTGTGcatcattattttcatatttgccGTGATGGGTATGCAACTATTCGGGAAAAATTATGTGG ACTATGTAGACCGGTTCCCTGATGGGGACCTTCCTCGGTGGAACTTCACAGACTTCATGCACAGCTTTATGATAGTCTTCAGAGTGCTTTGTGGGGAATGGATTGAGAGTATGTGGGATTGTATGCTTGTGGGTGACGTTTCCTGCATACCCTTCTTCCTAGCCACCGTCGTCATTGGCAATCTTGTC GTACTAAACCTCTTCTTGGCCCTGTTACTGTCAAACTTCGGATCATCGAATTTATCATCGCCAACAGCAGATCAAGATACGAATAAAATAGCAGAAGCTTTTAACCGGATATCTAGGTTTATAGACTGGGTTAAAAAAAGCGTTGCTGACATCTTGAAACTGGTGAAGAACAAGCTCACGAATCAGATTGCAATCCACGCTCCCG GCTTAAAGGCGGCTTTATGTGGCCGCTGTGTCTCCTCAGAACGCGTTGACAACGAACTGGAACTGGGTGCAGATATAGATGACGGAGTCCTCTACAAAGATAAGAAACTTAAAGACCAAGTGGAAGTTGCTATAGGTGATGGGATGGAATTTACAATACCCG GtgataacaaatacaaaaaaggtaaattattaatgaacaaTATCAATGCTATAACGGACAACCACACGGATAACAGGATAAACTGTGAGCTAAATCATCACGGATATCCAATTCAG GACGATGATACCATTAGTCAGAAATCATATGgtagtcataaaattaggtcaTTTAAAGACGAGAGCCATAAAGGATCGACTGACACCATAGACGGAGAAGAAAAGAAAGATGCTAGTAAAGAAGAATTAGGTTTAGAAGAAG aaatgatAGCAGAAGAGGAAGATGGTAAATTAGATCTAGCCAAAATAGACATCAAAGCCGGTGAAGGTGAGGTCATGGACTCGCCGGCCGACTGCTGTCCGGAGCCTTGCTATCAAAGGTTTCCATTTTTGGCTGGAGATGACGAATCACCGTTCTGGCAGGGCTGGGCTATGTTAAGACTCAAAACTTACAGACTTATTGAAAACACGTACTTCGAAACAGCTGTGATAACTATGATATTACTCAGTAGTTTGGCTTTG GCTTTAGAAGATGTTCATTTACCACATCGACCTATACTCCaagacatattatattatatggatCGAATCTTTActgtaatattctttatcgAGATGTTGATCAAGTGGCTCGCTCTAGGATTTCAGAAATACTTCACGAATGCTTGGTGCTGGCTCGACTTCATCATTGTCATg GTCTCGCTTATAAACTTCGTAGCGGCGCTTTGTGGCGCCGGTGGCATTCAGGCGTTCAAAACGATGCGAACGCTTCGAGCTCTCCGACCGCTCAGAGCTATGAGCCGCATGCAGGGCATGAGG GTGGTAGTGAACGCTCTGGTGCAAGCGATACCATCCATCTTCAATGTGCTGCTCGTGTGTCTAATATTCTGGCTTATTTTCGCTATAATGGGTGTACAACTCTTCGCCgggaaatattttaag TGTGTCGACATGAACCATACCACCTTAAGCCACGAAATAATACCAGACAGAAACGCGTgcattttagaaaattataccTGGGAGAACTCACCAATGAATTTCGATCATGTTGGTAAAGCATATTTGTGCCTATTTCAAGTCGCCACTTTCAAAGGTTGGATTCAGATTATGAACGACGCTATTGATTCACGAGAG GTAGACCGACAACCCATCAGAGAGACGaacatatacatgtatttatattttgtatttttcatcATCTTCGGATCTTTCTTCACTCTTAACCTATTCATTGGTGTGATCATCGATAACTTTAACGAGCAGAAGAAGAAAGCTGGAGGCAGTCTTGAAATGTTCATGACAGAGGATCAGAAGAAGTATTACAACGCCATGAAGAAAATGGGTTCCAAGAAACCACTGAAGGCCATACCAAGACCAAGA tgGCGACCTCAAGCAATTGTATTCGAAATAGTAACGGATAAGAAATTCGACATGATTATCATGTTGTTCATTGGTCTGAACATGTTGACGATGACACTAGACCACTATCAGCAGTCAGACACGTTCAGCGCTGTCCTGGATTACCTTAACATGATATTCATCGTAATATTTAGTTCAGAGTGcctgttaaaaattttcgcCTTACGATACCATTACTTCGTGGAGCCTTGGAATTTATTCGATTTCGTCGTTGTGATGTTTTCTATACTCA GTTTGGTTTTGAGTGATATTATAGAGAAGTACTTTGTGTCGCCTACTCTGTTAAGAGTAGTCAGAGTAGCAAAAGTTGGTCGAGTTCTTCGACTTGTGAAAGGAGCAAAGGGCATCCGAACGCTATTGTTCGCCTTAGCCATGTCACTGCCAGCTCTCttcaatatttgtttactaTTGTTTCTAGTGATGTTTATCTTCGCAATATTTGGAATGTCATTTTTCATGCATGTGAAGGACAAAGGAGGCCTCGACGACgtgtacaattttaaaacttttgtgcAGAGTATGATTTTGCTATTTCAG ATGTCAACCTCAGCCGGTTGGGACGGAGTTCTCGACGGCATCATAAATGAGGAAGAGTGTGATCTGCCAGATAATGAGCGTGGTTACCCTGGAAACTGTGGATCGGCTACAATCGGGATCACTTACCTACTGTCCTACCTCGTAATATCTTTCCTCATTGTTATTAACATGTATATCGCTGTCATTCTCGAGAACTACTCTCAG gcAACGGAAGATGTACAAGAAGGCCTAACTGACGACGACTACGACATGTATTACGAAATATGGCAGCGATTCGATCCCGAGGGTACGCAGTATATCAGATACGACCAACTGTCTGATTTCTTAGATGTGCTCGAACCGCCGTTGCAAATACACAAACCTAATAAGTACAAGATTATATCTATGGACATACCAATATGCCGCGGAGACATGATGTTCTGCGTGGACATCCTTGACGCACTCACGAAGGATTTCTTCGCGAGGAAGGGCAATCCCATCGAGGAGTCGGTGGAGGTTGGCCGGCCAGACGAGGTCGGGTACGAGCCCGTGTCGTCGACGTTGTGGCGACAGCGCGAGGAGTACTGTGCGCGGCTCATCCAGCATGCCTGGCGGCGGCATCGACGAGCGCAGTCCCCGACGGGCGCCTCGGTGACTGGATCGTGCGCTGGCGAGGCGGAAGGCGCGCCCACGGCCGTGCTACTGGACGCAGGCGGTGGTGCGGGCGGTGCGCATCGCGTGGTGCTGCAGGCAGCCGGTGCGGCGCCCCGGCCTCCTGAACCCGCGCCGCCGCCCGCGCCCGTCTGA